Sequence from the Equus asinus isolate D_3611 breed Donkey chromosome 5, EquAss-T2T_v2, whole genome shotgun sequence genome:
tccctccctccctcccttgtcGCCGACTCGCCTCTCTCCGCGCCAGGCATGGCCCCCAGCACCGTGAGCGTGGAGCTGCTCAGCCCCAAAGAGAAAAACCGAGTAAGTTCGCAGCCCGCCCGCCCAGCGCGCGGCCCCCGCGGCCCCTGCGCCCTCCCGGCCCTCCTGACGCCCCTCCTCCCGCAGCTGCGGAAGCCGGTGGTGGAGAAGATGCGCCGTGACCGCATCAACAGCAGCATCGAGCAGCTGAAGCTGCTGCTGGAGCAGGAGTTTGCGCGGCACCAGCCCAACTCCAAGCTGGAGAAGGCCGACATCCTGGAGATGGCCGTCAGCTACCTGAAGCACAGCAAAGGTGAGCCctggccccggcccggcccccgcccccgcccccgcccccgctcaCCGCTCACCGCCGCCCGGTCTCCCCGCAGccttcgccgccgccgccggccccaaGAGCCTGCACCAGGACTACAGCGAGGGCTACTCGTGGTGCCTGCAGGAGGCCGTGCAGTTCCTCACGCTGCACGCGGCCAGCGACACGCAGATGAAGCTGCTCTACCACTTCCAGCGACCCCCggccgcgcccgccccgcccgccaAGGAGCCCAAGGCGCCGGgcgccgcgcccgcgcccgcgctcACCCCggccaagcccgccgccgccgcgcgccagCCGGCCTGCGGCCTCTGGCGGCCCTGGTGACCCGGCAGGACCTGCAGGTGGCGCCCCGACGGCCAGAGAGCCAGCCCGTTCCTCTGGCGCGTGGGCGAGAGCCTTCCCATCCGTCTGTCCCGCCCGGGGCTTGGGCGGCCCCTTCTTCGGAAGGCCACTCTCCGGGCTGGCTGGCCAGCAGGAGAGTCATTCTCA
This genomic interval carries:
- the HES5 gene encoding transcription factor HES-5, with translation MAPSTVSVELLSPKEKNRLRKPVVEKMRRDRINSSIEQLKLLLEQEFARHQPNSKLEKADILEMAVSYLKHSKAFAAAAGPKSLHQDYSEGYSWCLQEAVQFLTLHAASDTQMKLLYHFQRPPAAPAPPAKEPKAPGAAPAPALTPAKPAAAARQPACGLWRPW